ATCATTATGAGgaaaagaaaccaaataaataatcaaaaaatgaaaataagaattaaaaaagcATAAAAAAGACTCATAATAAAGTAgttattataaattataagACTCCTAAAGCGgttttccaaatcaatGTCCATTCAGAAAGTAGATGAATAACCAAGGCTCTTTCCATTGTTACTTGAATTTTATATTGGAGCACAATATGCGGttaaaaaaacacaaacacaaatataaaaaataaaataaaatgaaaaaatacaaataaaaaaacgCATAGTATAACTAATGGTATATCAGATAAGTCTCCTCatgttgattttaaaaaccAATTCCATAAATGATTCTCTTAACTTGCCTGGAACCTATTGTTTGAATACTTGTTGGAGCACAttatgcaaaaaaaatacaataaagaatgaaaaaatataattaaatgaaaaaatagaaaaagaaaatgcaTAATAGATTTGTTATATTATAAGACTCCAGAAGTAGATTTAGAAATTGATGTCACTGTTGTCATAAATCCACATTACGAAGAAGGTGttaaacaaatgaaaacgAATTAACCAAACTAGTATCCAATTACATATGAAGCTGTCCaattaatatcaaatagAAACCATCTTACGAATTAAAGTCCTATGCTGCTGCTATCACAATTTAAAgattcaacaaataatcaatgtttttctgaagtattatttaataatttataaaggaagttatattatcaaactgtcaaatgaaaacaaataaaaaagatgcAAAAAcgcaaaacaaaataaagaatatgcaaaaatgcaaaagaaatttaaaaaagacaaaacaatataaaacaaattataaacaaatacaatacaagatattaaaaatagaaaaaagatcaaaaacgatcaaaaagaaataaaaaagtaatAATCAAGTTGCTGCTGTATCATATTGGTCTTTAAAAGCTGATTTTGAAGTCTTATTTGCTGAAATGAAAAGGGATATATATTACTTGTATACTTGGTGTAGGAGAGGATATTTTGGGGGATAGGAGATACGATGTTATGGATGGTGCTATTGGGAGGAAGGAGTAGGTCCGAGGAAGATGTAGTTGGAGATCCACGGATTCGAAACTCTTCTCATAGTGCAGCGCATCTCTCCTAAGCAGGGTGCTAGGTGCAAAGTGGGGGTACGAGAGCCACCGCTGGGACGGTTTATCCGATCCTGGGATACGGTTGTGCCGGTTGCCAACGCTTGTACCATTCTCTAGTACCAACTTACATCCTGGGGACTGGTCTACTGCCACCCTTGGCCAGAAAATCTGGGCTGGCGGGAACAAGGGCTGGGGCTGAGATCAAGCTTGGGCCAGAGCCAGAGCCAGAGCCAGAGCCAGGGCCAGAGCCAGAGCCAGAGCCAGAGCCAGAGCCAGAGCCAGGGCCAGAGCCAGGGCCAGGGCCAGGGTCAGGGCCAGGGTCAATGGCTGACGTCCCTAAGCTCAAGGGAAATGGCCAATCCCAGAGCAGGGTCTAAAGCCAAAACCCGTAGTATGGCTATGCTGGTAACAACACCGGAAGTCAGGGCCCAGTACTCTGGACCACTCTACAAGAAGCTCAAGGGTTTTGGGTAGCAGTCAATTGAATTGGCTGTGCCAGGTTCACCACTGGCGACATGATTGGTCCTGCTGTCTCACCCAGTTCTGAGGCCAATACAACTTCTGGCTAACCAGCCAGAGTGTATGGCAGGCCAGCTTTTAACTTGGTGGCAAGACTGGTTGAATTATCACTGTCAGTGATGTTCCTCAGCCAAAGTCAGGGTTGGCAACAGGAACAAAATCCACATTGTTTCCAAAGCCAGCTCAGTTGTTTTGCTGTGTGAAATCTCAACATATTAAGCTAGAGGCAACTGAGGAGACATCGCGAGACAGTACCAATGAGACCAGGAATGAATACGAGTACCTGTCAtggaaaaattgttttacaGTATTTTTATACTAtctttgttgatttaaGGTTTAAGGACTATGTTGGTGATGTCAAGTGCTTCAATCATTGGATTCGAAGCTTGGCGAGAAGTAAATACACGAGCTTTCATCAGCATGTGATGTTAAAAGTGTATAATGAGTTGAAATTATAAGTAGTGAGAGaattttctaataataataataataataataatttttataaatcaactaacaaaaatgaatcaatcaaacaatgaatcaaataCAGAAAGACGCAACTCTATTGAGGAGGAGGATGCTTtgcattatcattatcatgaATATTCGGTGTCGCAAGTGCAACACGAAAAGaataaacaagaaatcTCTATGGTAGAGATTGAAAGGTTAAAAAAAGCCAATTCTGAGTATAGGGATCTGATTGACAAGATTAAGGAAATTCTTATAGTCAATGACCAGAAAATTGACTTGCAAAAGGAAGCTTTTTCTCTGCTTATGAAAAGTGCATTGAAACAAGTTGataaaaattatcaattaaaaattgagATGAATAAGTTAAGGAAGGAGTTGGTAGATGCTCAAGCAAGATTGGTTGAATTCAAAGATGAATGGTGTATTTTTGGTCCtgagttgaaaaaaattagacGTCAGaaaaaagtataaataTATGATGGAATGTTGTtaaaattgtaataatttctCTCTGATAAAAGTGCTAGcgaattaaaaaaaacaaattgctGAATTGTTGCTGATGGTTGATGGATTGGAGAAAAAGTTAGTTGGTTGAAtctgaaaagaaaaatcaggaattgaatgaattagTAAATAAATGGAACGCTGTTGGTGAAAAGGTTGGgtgaatcaattgataatatcaATCAACTCACTTTAACGATCGAAACGCCATTTAATTTGgcaaattttcaattggaaGAAATTCAAAGCATTATTCGAACATATTTTTATGACATTGATTctattaatgatattaatagaaatattaatattgaGGTAATAAAATATCACTCATTGAAAGAGAGTGTTCAAAGTGGAGAACCAAGaaattaagaaattaagaaagaaagaagaataaataaatttgaatataattTTCCTATTTTCTGTTGGAGgaattaattgttgtatttATATGAGAGAAAGAACTTGGAGAGTGAAACTGTCGTGTAATAACaatatatatctatatcaaatgttgttgattgagTAATTTGTACACGTGTTGTGAATATAGCTTATGCTAATTCTTGATTAGTATGGAAAGCCTAATAAGGTTATATTATACACAGGCCGACCACCTTAATATAGttattgttaaaaaaattaatgttGTTGAGTACTATTGTCATTGTTAAATTAAAGTGTTAGGTTGAGTTAATTAGTTAGTGAAAAACCAACTAACTACCCTATGAAATTAATGTATTAAGGTTAATTCCTATTAAGGATAAAACAAAGAgtgtgttgttgttgtgataaTTGTAATGCAAGCTTAGAAGGAAGAATATCTACGAATAAAAATCATTCTAATGTGGGGTTAAACTAAATATGTTGAATTAATATCATAATGTGATTTACATGAGAAATAGATTATATAGAAAGTGACTTAATTAGTGGGTGTATTAATCCCCGACACATGACCACAAGAACAGGGCTTAATCATATTGTGAAGAGTGTGTTAGAAAGAGGAAGGGGCTTGTAAGTATTGTAGAATTCCCTTTAGAGACTAACCACTAACTAATGAAGATCCAACGATctaaatatattcaatataGAGTATAATACCACCTTCATATTTTATACTATACTTTTACATCAACCTATCTTTAATTTCTGTCAAGTTTAATCATGTCTACCTCACCTGCTACTGCTGCTACCGTGGATGGTGATGGCCAATTACAACACTGCATTTAGCTTAAGTCAGTAAGAGATTCTTAGTATACACTTTCTCAAAGTGTAACTACTACACGACAGAAACTTGAGAGAGAGAGGAACTAGTAGCATGAAAGAGTAGTTGAATCACATAATAACCAATTTAATCGTTGCAACAAGCAAAAGTAATGAAAACTTGTTTGAACAAGTTATTCATGTACAAATAAAAgaacaaattaaaacacACAATATATTCCCATTTTATAACGTATAAACAAAAGTTATACAGACATGTGCCGTAATACAGCTTTTGGCTCTTGTTTGGATTGAAAGGAGTATTTATTTGAGCAGTTGTAGTTCCCACCAATGATTAACAAGGCTCCAATCGAAATAGCGTGTTGCCGATTTGtcaaacaaattcaatttccaGGCTATActatggaaaaaaaaagtatcaTTCTGTTGattgtctttttttataatcTGCAATCCAGGACTTGTCATGTAATAATGTCTAACTTCTCATGAAACACCTTCTTATCATTATTGTGACATTCAAAGGTTTCCTTAATTAAGTATTTAGGATATCTAATATTGTTGTGACTTTATCTATTAACCAAACTGGacagaatttgaaaatggaTCTGCGGGGGGAACATTTACTCAGCTCTGAGGATCAATAAACtattctctttctttttatttcaaaaccTTGCAGTACCATGGAATTATATCAAGCCATGTTTTAAATTGATCAGTAGTCTAATCGGGCTTCAAGGGAAAAGGTGGTTTACTCGCTTAACGATACTTTTGACATTTCTACTACTTAGATTGTAAGAGAGCATTGGTAGCATCAAAAACACACAAAATATAATCATTTTCCCAATTGGgaacaattcaaaataaaaacaactTTGATGCGAAGAACTTCAATATTTTAGCTAATTATATCAAAATTGGAATGGAGTCTCTACTACTACATGCTTTTCTCAATGAAATTACGTTAAAACTTTTACTTCGTCTtcttccattttttttttatattctttactttttctttaatttttttttgtcattcCTTATTTAAATTTCCAGAATACCCTTTAAACTACATAATATCATGAAGAATCCATTTGACAGTGGCAGTGACGATGAAGATCCATTTCTTAGTAATCCACAATCTGCACCATCAATGCCCTACGCAGCATATACTAGTGACAGAACATCGCCCCGCAAGACATACCAACCATTGAATTTTGACAGTGAGGACGAAGATGCTAAAGAAAGCGAATTTATGGCTTTCCCACTGTCGACTAGTGGATCTCCATTTCACCAACAGCAATCCCCAAGACAATCACCTAATATTTTTTCCAGAAGTACTGCAAGAGCAGCAACCTCAAAGCTGAATATGAGCATATATGATAATACCCCGAACTTacaattcaacaaaagCGGCGCAGCCACACCAAGAGCACAATTCACATCGAAAGAATCTCcgaaaagacaaaaaacTACTGAAGTGACCATTGACTTTgacaatgatgatgataacaATCACACCttagaatttgaaaatgggTCACCTCGTCGTTCATTTCGTAGTAGTGCTATAAGCAGCGAAAGATTTTTGCCTCCTCCACAACCAATTTTCTCTCGAGAAACATTTGCTGAAGCCAACTCCcgtgaagaagaaaaatcgGCAGATCAAGAAACATTAGATGAAAAATACGATTATGATTCATACCAGAAGGGTTATGAGGAAGTAGAAACATTGCATTCGGAAGGTACAGCTTATAGTGGCTCATCTTATTTGTCGGATGATGCCAGTCCTGAAACTACAGATTACTTTGGAGCTTCAATTGATGGTAATATTATGCACAACATTAACAATGGATACGTACCAAATAGAGAAAAAACCATtaccaaaagaaaagtgaGATTAGTTGGTGGCAAAGCAGGTAACTTGGTCTTGGAGAATCCAGTTCCAACAGAGTTGAGAAAAGTGTTGACCAGAACCGAGTCTCCATTTGGTGAGTTTACCAACATGACATACACAGCGTGCACTTCGCAGCCAGATACTTTTTCTGCTGAAGGGTTCACCTTAAGAGCTGCCAAATACGGCAGAGAAACTGAGATTGTCATTTGTATAACCATGTATAATGAGGACGAAGTTGCATTTGCCAGAACTATGCATGGTgtgatgaaaaatatcGCTCATTTGTGCTCACGCCATAAATCCAAAATATGGGGCAAAGATAGCTGGAAAAAAGTTCAAGTGATAATTGTTGCAGATGGTAGAAATAAAGTTCAACAATCCGTTCTTGAATTGCTTACGGCAACAGGCTGCTATCAAGAAAATTTGGCCAGGCCCTATGTCAACAATAGCAAAGTAAATGCCCATTTGTTTGAATATACCACTCAAATATCTATCGATGAGAACTTGAAATTCAAAGGAGATGAAAAAAACCTTGCACCAGTTCAAGTCTTGTTCTGTTTGAAAGAACTgaaccaaaagaaaatcaattccCATAGATGGCTTTTTAATGCCTTTTGTCCTGTCTTGGACCCCAATGTTATTGTTCTTTTAGATGTGGGTACCAAACCCGATAACCATGCCATTTATAATCTATGGAAAGCATTCGATAGAGATTCCAATGTAGCAGGGGCTGCTGGTGAAATTAAAGCGATGAAAGGTAAAGGTTGGATTAATCTTACAAATCCATTAGTTGCGTCACAGAATTTTGAGTATAAATTGTCCAATATTCTTGATAAACCGTTGGAATCACTTTTTGGATACATTTCTGTGTTACCAGGTGCATTGTCTGCATATCGATACATTGCCTTGAAAAACCACGATGATGGTACAGGGCCATTGGCTTCTTATTTCAAAGGTGAAGATTTACTCTGTTCACATGACAAAGACAAAGAGAATACCAAAGCTAACTTTTTCGAAGCAAATATGTACTTGGCTGAAGACAGAATCCTTTGTTGGGAATTGGtatcaaaaagaaatgacAATTGGGTTCTTAAATTTGTTAAACTGGCAACCGGTGAAACTGATGTTCCTGAAACAATTGCAGAATTTCTTTCGCAAAGACGAAGATGGATTAATGGTGCCTTTTTTGCTGCTTTGTACTCCTTGTATCACTTTAGAAAAATATGGACGACTGACCATTCGTATGCTAGAAAATTTTGGCTACATGTCGAAttcatttatcaattggtatcattattgttttcatttttttctttgagtaatttctatttaacattttattttttgacaGGTTCATTGGTGTCTTACAAAAGTCTTGGTAAAAAAGGTGGATTTTGGATTTTCACATTATTCAATTATCTCTGTATCGGTGTTTTGACATCTTTGTTCATTGTCTCCATTGGTAATAGACCACATGCATCaaagaatattttcaaaacattAATCATATTGTTAACCATATGTGCATTATACGCATTGGTGGTTGGATTTGTGTTTGTTATCAATACTATTGCTACTTTTGGAACCGGTGGAACATCTACCTATGTGCTCGTTAGTATTGTGGTTTCATTGTTGTCCACCTATGGTCTTTATACGTTAATGTCCATTTTGTACTTGGACCCATGGCACATGTTGACTTGTTCTGTACAATACTTTTTGATGATTCCATCGTACACTTGTACATTACAAATATTTGCATTTTGTAATACTCACGATGTCTCGTGGGGTACAAAAGGTGACAACAATCCAAAAGAAGATTTGAGTAATCAGTACATTATTGAGAAAAATGCCAGTGGAGAATTTGAGGctgttattgttgatacAAATATCGATGAAGATTACCTTGAGACATTATATAATATCAGGTCAAAGAgatcaaacaaaaaagtgGCTTTGGGCCATTCTGAAAAGACGCCTcttgatggtgatgattaTGCAAAAGACGTTCGTACTAGAGTTGTGTTGTTTTGGATGATTGCAAATTTGGTATTTATAATGACCATGGTACAAGTTTACGAGCCAGGTGATACCGGAAGAAACATTTATTTGGCCTTTATTTTGTGGGCAGTGGCAGTGTTGGCTCTTGTCAGAGCTATTGGCTCTCTTGGATACTTGATACAAACATATGCACGGTTTTTTGTGGAATCGAAGAGTAAATGGATGAAACGAGGATATACCGCGCCGAGTCACAATCCATTAAATTAGCCCTCCCTCTAAAATGAAGACCGTGGTGATGTTAGAGCTAAATAGGTGTTTAgaattaataatcaattagagaaaaagaagggCGAAGGAGTAGTGTAATTTGTACAAACTTTTTTGTCGAAATGAATTTTGCTTGAAGAGTcctcttttttattttgtttcggctctctgttttttttgtttcggttcttttttttttttcaataatcaCAACACTAAATATCAATCTCTGACAAATGGTGGCATTGAAAAGAGAGGCAGAGCCTCGTGAAAATGGGAAATCCAAGAAAGCAAAAACATCTTTGGCAACATCTTCGTTTGTTTTACATTCGTACTCAAAATTACCGAACATTAATGAATACGCAAAGGCCAAGTCAACTCCGTTAGACGTTTTTGTTTGGGGGACTGGGTCTATGTGTGAATTAGGATTAGGTCCATCAGCAAAGAATAAAGAGGTTAAACGACCAAGATTAAATCCCTATTTAACGGAAGAAAAACTCGGAGGTACAAAAATAGTTGATTTCGCTGTCGGTGGTATGCACACTTTAGCATTGGATGGGAAGAATAGAATTTGGTCTTGGGGAGGAAACGACAGTGGAGTTTTAGGTAGAGACACTTCCCAAGCTAAGGAGGTATTGAAAGATATTGATGGGAAAAATggtaatgatgatgacgacgacgacgatgaAGATGGTGATCTTAATGAAGCTGAATCGACACCTGCATTGGTAGAGAATCTTCCTGAAGGTGAAATTGTGCAATTAGCCGCCACTGACAATTTGAGTGCCGCTTTACTTTCAAATGGTGATGTATATGCATGGGGGTGTTTCCGTTGTAATGAAGGGTTATTGGGATTTTTGAGAGATGAAATAAAACTCCAAAAAACCCCACTAAAGATTaaggaattgaaaaacattGTCCAATTAGCGGCTGGTAAAGATCATTTACTTGCTCTTGACTCAAAGGGAATTGTGTATGCCTGGGGTAATGGGCAGCAGTATCAACTTGGTCGTAGGATTTTAGAGAGACACCGCTATCGAAGTTTGGAACCACAACAATTTGGATTatacaatatcaaatacaTTGCCAGTGGAGACTTTCATTGTTTTGCAATTGATCATTCCGACAATGTTTATGCTTGGGGGTTGAACCAATATGGTCAATGTGCATTAACAGGTGATAACGGTGAGTTGGAGGATGGGTCAGTTTTGATGAAACCCACTTTGATTCCTGAATTGTCCCACAAGGGCATTAAGGAAATTGCTGCAGGTGAGCATCATACATTGGCACTAACAGAGGATGGACAAGTTTATGCATGGGGTAGGTATGATATGAAAGAAATTGGGATTCCAAAAGACAAATTGCCGAAATCAACTTTTAAAGATCAACACGGGAACCCACGGTCTGTTCCTGTTCCTACAAAACTTGAATTTGCCgtcaaaattaaaactatTGGTGTTGGATCCCATCATTCCTTTGCCGTTACAGAAGATGGTGTTGTTTATGCATGGGGATTTGCAGAAACCTACGGACCCGGTTTAGGTCCATctattgatgatgttgaaaaacCAACAAGAATTGTAAATACAGCTACAAAGAATGAAGATATACTTCTTATTGGTGCCGGTGGGCAATTTTCAGTGAGTGGTGGTGTCAAATTCGAAGACGAAGAGAAAGCAGAAGTTAGACTTGATAAGTATGAAGATTTAGAATAGTAGTTTGTATAgtgattttattataaaCATACCTATAGAACTCTTCTTTGTGGGTCTCACCAATTGGTGTTATCCCATTTGACCAATTCCAATGCTTGTTGGTGAACGTCCTTTTGTGCCTTTGTACGCATGTAAAAAATTGGACAATCTTTATTTGAACACAAAACTTCTTGATGCAAAGAGCCTTGGCACCGTTGACATTCTGTCCAAAGTCTTGAGaatttattttccaaataattcatttgTGAAAGGGCGTTTCCATAAAGATCTGGACCTTTCCCATCTTTGATACAATTTGGACATAAAGCTCCAAGATTgtcttttttcaatggtgTTCTACAACTAACACATACCTCTGATTTTTTGGCAAACCTTAAAAGCCCACCGGTTTTCGGTGCCGCAACCTTGATAGTTCTAGTGTGTGACCCCGTCAATAACTCTTTGGTCTTTGTTTCACCTAATATTGGAATGAAAATTCTTTCCAATGGCTTTGTCAATTGTTGGTCCAAGTAATACTTTACATCAATTGGTAAAGAATTTTCCAACACGTACAATGGATCTTCTgatttttcataatttttatCTCCACCTGTTTTGATAATCACATATGCCACTCTATCTCCTAATGTTGGTGCTGACCCAGGATCTCTTTTTCTCATTCGTTCTGCCAACTCGACGTGTGCTTGTTTAGCCGAGTAGTCGTGCTTGGAGTATGCCTTTGTGATAACTAATTGAGACAAATCAATTCTATTTTGCAATAAATCAGCTATAGTTTGTTTGACAAATCTTTGAGCCTTTGGGACATCTCGTTCTTCAAGGATAAACTCCAATACTTTGGTAATGACATTTTGAACCAATCGGCAATTATCTCTTCTCACAGTTTCAATACCCTTGGTGTCCATTttgtcaaatttttcagGTCTTGTCCAGTATAAACCAGCATATCTTTTCTTATTGATCAACAAATATGGGAAATACACTTTTTCAAACTCCAACTTGATTGGGTTTTTGAATTTCGTGGAAACATAGTTGGCTGCTTCTTCTCCTAATTTCATACAAGTTTCCAAATCTTGATACCCAAATTTAACCATAACAGAATCGGTATCACCATAGATCACTTTGGCATCATATGGGTGTCCATTTTTCTTAGAGTAGTACTCTTGAACTTcattttttgtcttttcaATCATTTCACGTCCAAATGCTGTAACCGACGAAGAGATTGCCAAACAGGGCAATTTCCCTACAGTGGCACCAGTAAACCCATACACCGAGTTTGCTGAAATCTTTAATGCCAATTGTCTACCATTAAGGACATCTTTTTTGAAAGGatctgtttcttttttcaaatcagcTTTAGCTTTTTTTCTTGCAGTTAACAATTCGTCCAAAATGGTGGGTAAAATACCTTTTCTCAAATTTGAATGTACAAAGTAGTCGCCGTTGGGAGTTTTTGTGTAATCATCTTCTGTCAACCCAAATGCCTTTATGGAATTTTTGTTGAGCAATGTAGTATAGCACAAGTTATGTGCCATCATGATTGATGGGTATAATGAACTGAAATCCAAAGTTGCAATTGGTACATCGTAGTAACCACGTTCTGGTTCAATGACTGTTGCACCTTCATACTCTTCATTTGACCCTTCACTTTTCAAATTGGGGATAACAATATCTTCTTGTAAACATTTTCTGAACAATTGTGAAATGACTTTGATTTGTTGACCTCTGGATAACAAATATGAAAATGGCACACCAGTGACTCTTGCCATTTCAGTGTAGTTGACCAAACACATGAGTTTGTCTAGTAATCTCAATGGTAAAAAGGCATCcttcaaacaataaacagCCAACCTTCTTCGTGTTTCTTTGGTTCCATTTTGCAAATCAGTAATGATAGAGTGTTGGACATCTTCCTTTTGTTCACCCAAAAAATGTGCAGAAACGGAGTTCAATGTGTATGATCGCAACTTGTATTCTCTTTGGATAAACTGGAGCAAGTCTAGTTGCATTCTTCCATCGATGTTGACAACCTTGTTTTCTCTAGTACCATATGCTCTTGAACTGAAAACAGCGTCcttaatttcttgtttgacCCGTTTCAATCTCCCGAAAAATGGGAAATCGTTCAACCCCAAAGCTTTGGCCCTATTTAAAACGTATGGTATATCAAAGTTTGCTGTATTATAACCAATTATCACATCAGGATCTACTTTGGTGATGAATTCTTTCCAATGCATCAACATGTCTTCTTCTCGTTGGTGTTCAAAAATTTGAGACCCAATAATTGACGAACATGTATTGACAGTGAAAACGTTTCTCACAAACGGTTTTGATTCACCGGATTTCTGCACCACATTAGCGATTTGAATAACCGGATCGTGTTCAGCTTCTGGGAAAACACCTTTTCTTCCAGCACATTCAATATCGAATGATAGGATACGAAGTGGAGCCATTTTCAACCATTCCCCTTCTGGAGGGTGTGATATCAAGTCACGGTAATCTATTGAACATTCAATTTGACAGGTTGagattttattattgactattttatatttgtcACGTGGCAATGTGATCCAAGACATACCGGTAATCTTACAATCAATCATTAATCTTAATAAATAGTTGATGTTGTCATAAGTAATGCACGGGTCGATATTGTGTACTTGTCCATTTTGGAAAGCAGATCTTATTTTGGATATGTTGTTTTTCgcaaatattttgaaaaatggagttttgatattgttacTATACCCCCAAATTGATTCTTTAGATGTTATTTCAACCCGTTCAATACCATCGAAGGTAGCCTTTAAATAGTTTGTGAATTCTGTCAAGTTTTCTTCGAATCCTTTAGGGACAGGACAGTAAAAGTAGTGGATGAACCCAGTTACATTACACAAGACAGAGTGTCCTTCTTGTGTGATACCAAAAAACCTAGCATATGTATTTCCACGATCATGGTATTCTTCTGCATCTAGTTGTTGGAAAGATATGTCTTCGAAAGATGATGGTAATGGTGGTCTATCCCATGTTTGATCTGTAGAATCGTGAACAGCTTGGGTTATGTCGAGCAATTCTCTTTCGAATTCAGATGGTTCTTCTGATCCATTTGGGAGTTTCAACTTTTTAAGTGCTGGAGGTGGCAGTGATGTTATTGGTATAGAGTGGGACATAGGTGGAGGTGATGGGTGGTTgatgaagaggaagaggagTTATGAAAGTTGTGGGCACACgcgttttttttttttttttgcttcttcctttttttaGGTCGCGCACCAATTACTAATTAGATTATTTTTGCTATTACTGGGCAAATTGGATGTGGCAGATATCTGCAACACAGTATCCGGATATTAGTCATGGGGCATGTCAGATACTAGTAGGGTATGGCAGTTGGATGCGTGTAGGGGTACTGGGCAGGGCCCGGTAAAGGAAACTAAACATGTTAGCCAGGGAGTGAGGTCCTACGGGGGGGAGCATAGTACACCAGTAGTAGGACCTCCTTTGTTGGTCGTGTGTGGTGGCAATATACAAAGCCCCCCCTtacatcaacaaaaaatttttcctCTCTGTTGTTTATCTCGAGTTTCTCCCTCTCTCTCCAATGAACCCCACTAAAAAACCACGGTTATCACCAATGCAGCCCTCtgtttttgaaatactCAACGACCCTGAGCTTTATAGTCAG
The Candida albicans SC5314 chromosome 7, complete sequence genome window above contains:
- the POL3 gene encoding DNA-directed DNA polymerase delta (Large subunit of DNA polymerase III; partially complements defects of an S. cerevisiae cdc2 mutant; differing reports about periodic (G1/S) or non-periodic mRNA expression through cell cycle; Hap43p-repressed); this translates as MSHSIPITSSPPPALKKLKLPNGSEEPSEFERELLDITQAVHDSTDQTWDRPPLPSSFEDISFQQLDAEEYHDRGNTYARFFGITQEGHSVLCNVTGFIHYFYCPVPKGFEENLTEFTNYLKATFDGIERVEITSKESIWGYSNNIKTPFFKIFAKNNISKIRSAFQNGQVHNIDPCITYDNINYLLRLMIDCKITGMSWITLPRDKYKIVNNKISTCQIECSIDYRDLISHPPEGEWLKMAPLRILSFDIECAGRKGVFPEAEHDPVIQIANVVQKSGESKPFVRNVFTVNTCSSIIGSQIFEHQREEDMLMHWKEFITKVDPDVIIGYNTANFDIPYVLNRAKALGLNDFPFFGRLKRVKQEIKDAVFSSRAYGTRENKVVNIDGRMQLDLLQFIQREYKLRSYTLNSVSAHFLGEQKEDVQHSIITDLQNGTKETRRRLAVYCLKDAFLPLRLLDKLMCLVNYTEMARVTGVPFSYLLSRGQQIKVISQLFRKCLQEDIVIPNLKSEGSNEEYEGATVIEPERGYYDVPIATLDFSSLYPSIMMAHNLCYTTLLNKNSIKAFGLTEDDYTKTPNGDYFVHSNLRKGILPTILDELLTARKKAKADLKKETDPFKKDVLNGRQLALKISANSVYGFTGATVGKLPCLAISSSVTAFGREMIEKTKNEVQEYYSKKNGHPYDAKVIYGDTDSVMVKFGYQDLETCMKLGEEAANYVSTKFKNPIKLEFEKVYFPYLLINKKRYAGLYWTRPEKFDKMDTKGIETVRRDNCRLVQNVITKVLEFILEERDVPKAQRFVKQTIADLLQNRIDLSQLVITKAYSKHDYSAKQAHVELAERMRKRDPGSAPTLGDRVAYVIIKTGGDKNYEKSEDPLYVLENSLPIDVKYYLDQQLTKPLERIFIPILGETKTKELLTGSHTRTIKVAAPKTGGLLRFAKKSEVCVSCRTPLKKDNLGALCPNCIKDGKGPDLYGNALSQMNYLENKFSRLWTECQRCQGSLHQEVLCSNKDCPIFYMRTKAQKDVHQQALELVKWDNTNW